From Serratia fonticola:
GTCTTTTCGCTTTTAATCGGTCATTTTTAAGCGGTGATAATTCAACAATCAGCAATTAAAGGGGCATTTAATGGCAGAAATTTATCAGATCGATAATCTCGATCGCGGCATCCTCAACGCATTAATGGAGAATGCCCGCATGCCTTACGCCGAACTGGCGAAGAATTTTGCCGTCAGCCCCGGCACCATTCATGTGCGGGTGGAGAAGATGAAGCAGGCCGGGATCATCACCGGAACGCGGGTTGATGTGAACCCAAAACAGCTGGGCTACGACGTCTGCTGCTTTATCGGCATCATATTGAAGAGTGCCAAGGACTACCCTTCGGCGCTGAAAAAGCTCGAAAGCCTGGATGAAGTGGTGGAAGCCTATTACACCACCGGCCACTACAGCGTGTTTATCAAGGTGATGTGCCGCTCGATCGATGCGCTGCAACAGGTACTGATCAACAAAATCCAGACCATCGACGAGATCCAGTCAACGGAGACGCTGATCTCGTTGCAGAATCCTATCATGCGTACCATTACGCCTTAATAAGCGATTTTTCACAGCCCACAAGCCTCTATGATAGGCCCGTGGTGCTGTGTAAGGCAGCCCAAACCTGATTGAGTAAAATCACTTTGCCAGAAAGGAAAAGATAGAACGTTTAAAAAAGATTGAAAATCGGGTCTACGGAGGTCACGTTTGCATCAATAGGGTGTTCCTGAAGAATGTGAGGCATTTGTTAAATTATTGGGTCATACACGTCAATATCACTAATCTGTTAATCATTATAAATGCAAGTCTTACATATGTAGGAATCATACGACATCTGTAGTTATCTGCTCTTAT
This genomic window contains:
- the asnC gene encoding transcriptional regulator AsnC; protein product: MAEIYQIDNLDRGILNALMENARMPYAELAKNFAVSPGTIHVRVEKMKQAGIITGTRVDVNPKQLGYDVCCFIGIILKSAKDYPSALKKLESLDEVVEAYYTTGHYSVFIKVMCRSIDALQQVLINKIQTIDEIQSTETLISLQNPIMRTITP